Genomic DNA from Deltaproteobacteria bacterium GWC2_65_14:
AGTTCGCGAGCATCGCCTCCTTCGGGGAGGAGATCCGGAAGCGGACGATCCTGGTCAACGGCCTGTCGAAGGCCTACTCGATGACGGGATGGCGGATCGGGTACGTGGCCGCCGACAAGGACCTGGTCGCGGCGATGAACAACATCCAGAGCCAGAGCACCAGCAACCCGGTTTCCTTCTGCGACAAGGCGTCGGTCGAGGCGCTGAACGGCTCCCAGGAGTTCCTGAAGGGCTGGGTCGCCGAGTTCGACAAGCGGCGGCGTTACATCGTCGACCGGCTGAACAAGATCCCCGGCGTCTCCTGCCTGCTCCCGCTGGGGGCCTTCTACGTCTTCCCGAACTTCTCCGGGGCATACGGGAAGAAGACGCCGGCGGGGAAGAAGATCGGCGGATCCTCCGATCTGGCGGCCTACCTGCTCGACGACCACAAGGTCGCCTCGGTTCCAGGAGTGGCGTTCGGGGACGACGCCTGCCAGCGTCTCTCCTACGCGACCTCGATGAAGAACATCGAGAAGGGGATCGACCGGATCGAGCAGGCCGTCAAGGCGCTCGCCTGACCCGGCGCTGACGGAGACACCAGCCGATCGGGGACCCTGGCTCGCGGGAGGGGTCCCCTCGGCTACGCTCGCGATCTTCGACCGCTCGCTGCCGTTCCGCTCGCCGAAAAGGCAATGCTCGCTCCACAGGCCGCCTCGTCGACCCCCCCCGCATCGCTGCGGGTCCCCGGGTGCCGGCGGAGCTGCCGCAGGAGGGGGGATGAGCGGAGATAAAAGGATTGAGCCGGGGGCGGAGGGCGGGCGAAGCGAAGCCCCCCTCCGAGGCAGCGGAGCCGGTCCCGGGCGCCACTTGGCCGAGGCGGCGGGGGCATTGAGGGACCCTCACCGGTGGTGCCGCATCACAGCGGCCGCTTCCCGGTCCGGCGGAACCGGAAGTAGTCCGCGAGGATCGCGGCGTGGTCGAAGGCGATCGGCGAGGGAAGGTCGGACTCCCCGAACAGCCGCGCCTCGGCCGCGTCGTCTCCCGCGGCGGGTGTCCCGCGGGCCCGGCCGATGTAGACGGCGGAGATCGTGTGGCGGCGAGGGTCCCTCGACGGGTCGGAGTAGACCCCGAGCAGCGCGGTGAGGGTCACGGAAAGGCCGGTCTCCTCGAGCGCCTCGCGCACCGCGGCATCCCGGGCCCGCTCTCCCTCGTCGATGAATCCCCCGGGGATGGCCCAGCCCGCGGGAGGATGCTTCCTAAGGACCAGGACGATCCGGTCCCCGACCTCGATGATGACGTCCGCGGTGGGGGAGGGTCCCCGGAAGGCCCCGGGGCCGGACCCGGACAGCCGTACGGAGGCGGTCGCACTGGGGGAAGCCGGTTTCTTCGCCATGTCGCCCTTTCCCTCCGCACGGATGTGCTATACACTTCAATATTATGATGAATTTCACGACCCCCGCCACCATCTTCGTCTCTTCCTTCATCATCGGCCTCTCCGGGGCCCTCATGCCGGGGCCGCTCCTCGCCGTGACGATCCGCGACACGTCCCGCCGGGGGTTCGCGGCGGCGCCGCTGCTCGTCCTCGGGCACGGCATTCTCGAGGCCTGCCTGCTCTCCCTCATCCTCCTGGGGCTCGCGGAATGGGTCCGGGGGGACCTCGCGGTCACGGTGATCTCGCTGGCCGGGGGGGGGATGCTCTTCTGGATGGCGATCGGAATGGTCCGGGAGATCCGCACCCTCCGCTTCGACGTGGGAGGGGACGAATCCTCCGCCCCGTCCCGGGAGTCGGCCGGGGAAGGGAAGGGGGGGCTGGCCCGCTCCGTCCTGAACGGGATCGTGGCCTCGATCTCGAACCCCTACTGGACGATCTGGTGGGCCACGATCGGCCTGGGATACCTCGTCCTCTCGCGGGAGCTGGGGACCCTGGGGATCCTCCTTTTCTTCGCCGGCCACATCCTGGCGGACTTCGCCTGGTACCTCTTCGTCGGGTTCGCCGTGTCGGCGGGGCGGAGCCGCTTTTCCGACCGGGCCTACCGCGGGGTCGTGGGGACCTGCGCGGTCTTTCTCTTCTTCTTCTCCCTGTCGTTCGCCGGGTTCGGGTTGAGCAAGCTGGCCGGGATGGTCTGATGTCCCGGATTTCCGACGAGAGGTACACCGGATGAAGGCTGTCGTGATGGCGGGGGGGTTCGGGACGAGGCTGCGCCCTCTCACGGAGAAGCTTCCGAAGCCGATGGCGTACGTGGCGAACCGCCCGATGATGGAGCATGTGGTCCGCCTCCTGGCGCGCGAGGGGATCACCGACCTGGAGGTCCTGCTCTACTTCTACCCGGACAAGATCACCTCCTATTTCGGGGACGGCTCCCGGTGGGGGGTCTCCATCCACTACATCGGCGCCGAGGCCGACTACGGCACCGCGGGGGCGGTCAAGAACGCGGAGTCCCGGATGGACGGGACCTTCCTCGTCATCAGCGCCGACATCATCACCGACTTCGATCTCTCCCGGGCGATCGAGTTCCACCGGGAGCGCGGCGCCGCCGCCACGATCGTCCTCACCCGCGTCCCCAACCCGCTCCAGTACGGGATCGTCATCACCGCGGAGGACGGGCGGATCGTCCGGTTCCTCGAGAAGCCCTCCTGGGGGGAGGTCTTCTCCGACACCATCAACACCGGGATCTACATCCTCGAGCCGGAGGTGCTCTCCCTCATCCCCCCGGGGAAGAGCTTCGACTTCAGCAAGAACCTCTTCCCGGCGATGCTGGAGCGGGGGGACCGGCTGCTCGGCTACATCGCGGAAGGATACTGGAAGGACGTCGGAAACCTCGACGAGTACCTGAACGTCCACCTCGACATCCTGGGGGGGAAGGGCGGGATCGAGTTCGACGGGAAGAAGGCGGGCGACGGGAACGTCTGGATCGGGGAGAATTCCCGCGTCGACTACACCTCCGAGCTCCATAACGTCGTGCTCGGGAAGGACTGCGTGGTGGAGGCGGGGGTCTCCGCGGAGAACGTGGTCCTGGGGGACGGCTGCGTCGTGGAGGAGGGAGCGGTCCTCCAGTCCACGGTCGTCTGGCCCCGCACGAGGATCCACAAGGGGGCGCGGCTCCTGGAGAACGTCATCGGATCGGACTGCGAGATCCGGGGGAGGGCCTTCATCGCCGAGCGGGCGGTGATCAGCGACCACTGCACGATCGGGACCGAGGCGGTGGTGAAGGCGAACGTCAAGGTCTGGCCCCACAAGACGGTGGAGGACGGCGCGGTGCTCTCCTCCTCCCTCATCTGGGGGGAGAAGTGGGCGCGCTCCCTCTTCGGGGCCTACGGGGTCTACGGGCTGGCGAACCACGAGATCTCCCCGGAGTTCGCCGCGAAGATCGGCGCGGCCTACGCCGCCACCTTCGGCCGGAAGGTCGTCCTCTCCACGAGCCGGGACAGCCACAAGACCTCGCGGATGATCAACCGGGCGATCATGACCGGGATGCTCTCGGTGGGGGTCGACGTCCACGACTACGGCGTGACCCCGCTGCCGGTCGTGCGCTACCTCTCCCGGAGCCACCGTGAGGAGAAGGGGGGGGTGCACACGCGGAAGAGCCCCTTCAACCCCTCCTTCGTGGACCTGAAGTTCTTCGACGAGAACGGGCTGAACCTCCCGATGAACGTCGAGAAAAACGCCGAGCTGCTCTTCTTCCGGGAGGACTTCGTCCGGGCGGACAGCGAGGAGACGGGGGAGATCTCCTTCCCCGTGGGCGGATTCGACACCTACGTCGACGGCTTCATCAAGGCGATCGACGGGAAGGCGGTCAAGGAGCGGGGATTCAACATCGTGATCGACTATTCCTACGGCTCCTCCACCCTGATCTTCCCCCGGATCCTGGGACGCCTCGGAGTCGAGACGGTCGCCCTGAACGCGAACCTGGACGCGGCCCGCATCACGAAGACCGAGGAGGAGTTCGACCGCGGGCTGCGCCACCTCACGGCGATCGCCCGCTCCCTCTCGGCCGATTTCGCCGTGATGCTCGACACCGGCGGCGAGAAGATCTTCCTCGCCGACGAGAAGGGGGAGATCCTCCCGGACTGGGTGGCGCTCCAGGTGGTCGCGCTGCTCGCCTGCCGCAGGAAGCGGGAGGGAAAGGTCGGGGTCCCGGTCACCGCCTCCCGGAACATCGAGAAGATCGCCGCGAGGTTCGGGATGGAGGTCGTCCGGACGCGGACCCTGCCGCGCTCCCTGATGGAGACCGCCGCGCGGGAGGGGATCTCCTTCGTGGGCGACGACAACGGCGGCTACATGTTCCCGAGGTTCCAGCCCGCCTTCGACGGGATGTTCTCGATCGTCCGGCTCATGGAGATGCTCGCGCGGGAATCCCGCTCCCTCTCCGACACCCTGCGGGAGATCCCGCCGACCGTGCTCCTGAAGAAGAAGATCCCCTGCGCCTGGGAGCACAAGGGGACCCTGATGCGGATGCTGACCGAGCATGCCAAGGGGAAGCAGGCCCAGGTCATAGACGGGGTCAAGATCTTCCGCGGCGAGGACTGGGCGCTGGTCTACCCCAGCCAGGACGAGGCCTATTTCCACCTCGTCGTGGAGACGGAGGACCGGAACGTCGCGGAGGAGATCGCCGCCGACTACACCGATCTCTTTTCCTCGTGGGCGCAGAAGCTGTGAAGAAGCTGCCGTTCCGCGTCCATATCATGGAGGTCGGCCCGCTCGCGGTGAATGCCTTCATCGTGGAGGATCCGGCCGCCCGGAAGGCGGTCGTGGTCGACCCCGGGGGGGACGGGGAGTCGCTCCTCCGGGAGATCGGGAATCTCGGCCTAGCGGTGGAGAAGATCCTGCTGACCCACGGGCACTTCGACCATGTCGGCGCGGTCGGGCTCCTCCGGGAGAAGACGGGCGCCCCCGTGTACGTGCACGCCGACGACCTGGAGAGGATGCTCGGGGCCCGCCGGCAGGGGATGCTGTTCGGGCTCTCGGTGCAGAACCCCCCGAAGCCGGATCACCTGGTGGCCGACGGGGACACCGTCTCCTTCGGAGGGGTCGATTTCCGCGTGGCGCATACTCCCGGGCACACCCCGGGCTGCGTCTGCTACATCGCCGGCGGGATGGCGTTCGTCGGAGACCTGATCTTCGCCGGGTCGATCGGGAGGACCGACCTTCCGGGAGGATCGTACGAAACGCTGATCGATTCGGTTCGGACCAGGATTTTCACCCTTTCCGACGACACGGTGCTGTTCCCGGGCCACGGGCCGGCGACCACCGTCGGGGAGGAGAAGCGGACAAATCCGTTCTTCACGGGAGGAACCTGACCGTGGGCATCTTGTCGGGGAAGGAAATTGTCCTGGGGGTGACGGGGGGGATCGCCGCCTACAAGGCCTGCGAGATCCTCCGGGAACTGACGGCGGAGGGGGCGAACGTCCGGACGATCCTGACGGCGTCGGGGGCGAAGTTCATCACCCCGCTGACGCTGCAGACCCTGTCGAAGAACCCGGTCGTCACCGACCTGTTCGACCTCTGGTCCGAGGCGGAGATCGGGCACATCTCCCTCGCCCAGCGTGCGGATCTGCTCCTGATCGCGCCCGCCACCGCGAACATCCTCGGAAAGATCCGCGGGGGGATCGCGGACGACATGCTCTCCACCGTGGTCACGGCGACCGACGCTCCGGTGCTGCTTGCCCCGGCGATGAACGACCGGATGTACGCCTCGGCGGCGGTCCAGGAGAACCTCGGAGTCCTGCGCGCCCGCGGGTTCCACTTCGTGGAGCCGGACGTGGGGGATCTCGCCTGCGGGACGCACGGGCCGGGGAGGCTGGCGGCGGTCGGGAAGATCGTGGAGATGTCCCGGATCGTCCTGACGGAGAAGATTCTCTCGGGGAAAAAGGTCGTCGTGAGCGCGGGACCGACCGTGGAGCCGCTGGACCCCGTCCGGGTCCTCTCGAACCGGTCGTCGGGAAAAATGGGGTACGCGATGGCCCGCGTCGCCCGGAGGTTCGGCGCGGAGGTCACGCTGGTGGCCGGGCCCGGCGCGCTGCCGGACCCCCCGTTCATCGACACGGTCCGCGTCCGGTCGGGGGAGGAGATGAAGCGCGCGGTCGAGAAGGCCGCGCGGGAGGCCGACGCGGTGGTGATGTGCGCGGCGGTGGCCGATTTCCGTGCCGCGAAGGTCTCCCGCTCCAAGATCAAGAAGGAGGGCTTCTCCTGGCGGCTCGATCTCGCCCCGACGGCGGACATCCTGGAATCGCTGGGGAACGACAAGGGGAAGAAGGTCCTGATCGGGTTCGCCGCCGAGACCGAAGACATCGTCCGCCACGCGGGAGAGAAGATGCGGCGCAAGAACCTGGACGCGATCGTCGCGAACGACGTCTCCCGCACCGATATCGGATTCGAGTCGGACGACAACGAGGTGAGGATCCTCTTCGCCGACGGCGAGGTGCGGGAGCTGCCTCTCTCCTCGAAGGAGGGGATCGCCGTGGGCGTCTGGATCGCCGTCAAGGGAAAGCTGCTGTAGCCGTGGTGAAGCGGATCCCCCGGAAGATGGTGGCGGCCTGGCTCCGCGAGATCGGGATCGACTTCGTCCCCGTGCCTCCCGCCTCGGTGGCCCCCGGGGAGAGCCTCGAGGAGATCCGCGACGAGCTGCTGGCATGCCGGGGATGCGCGCTCTGCTCCGGGAGGAGGACCGTCGTCTTCGGGACGGGGAGCCCGAAGGCCCGCCTGATGTTCGTGGGCGAGGGCCCCGGGGAGGAGGAGGACCGCCAGGGGGAGCCGTTCGTCGGCGCCGCGGGGAAGCGGCTGAACCGGTGGATCGCCCGGATCGGGCTTTCGCGGGAGGAGGTCTACATCGCGAACATCGTCAAGTGCAGGCCCCCCGGAAACCGGGCCCCGCTGCCGGAGGAGGCCGCCTCCTGCCTTCCCTACCTCCGGCGCCAGATCCGGGCCGTCCGGCCGGACGTTCTCTGCACGCTGGGGGGCGTGGCGTTGAATCACCTGTTCGGGATCGACGAACGGATCACCCGCGTACGGGGACGGTGGCGGGATCTGGACGGGACCCCGGTGCTTCCCACCTACCATCCCGCCTACATCCTCCGCAACGCCTCGAAGGAGGAAGAGGTGTTCGAGGATTTCGGCCGGATCGCGGAGAAGCTCGGATTCCGCTGAAGATGCCCCCTTCCCTTCCGGAAATCCGGCTCGGCCGCAAGGGCGAGGAGCGGGTGCGAAGCGGACACCTCTGGGTGTTCGGGGACGACCTTCGGGAAGTCCCCGCGGGGATCCCCCCCGGCGAGTGGGTCCTGGCGCGCTCCCGCTCCGGCGATCTCCTCGGGACGGGCACGCTGAACCTCTCCAGCAGAATCTCCCTCCGGATCGTCTCCCGCGGCGCCGTCTCCCCGACGGAGTCGTTCGTCTCGGAAAGGATCGGGGAGGCCCTCCGCCGCCGGAACGAGGCCGGAATGGGCGGGCTGTCCGCCCTGCGGCTCCTCTACTCGGAGGGCGATTTTCTCCCCGGGGTGATCGCGGACCGCTACGGGGGCGTCCTCGTCGTGCAGATCCTCACCGCGGGGATGGAGCGGGTCCGGGAACAGATCGTGTCCGCCCTCGTTGCGGCCTGTTCCCCCCGCCTGATCTTCGAGCGGTCGGAGGGCGGGGGAAGGAGGCAGGAGGGGCTTTCGGAGCGGCGGGGTCCCCTGTACGGGGAGGGGGACACGGCCGAGGAGGTCGAGATCGACGGCTGCCGGTTCCGGGTGGACGTCGAGACGGGCCCCAAGACCGGCTTCTTCCTGGACCAGCGGGAAAACCGGAGGATCGTCCGGGAGATGGCGGGGGGAAGGACGGTGCTCGACGGGTTCTGCTCGACCGGGGCCTTCGGGATCCTGGCGCTTGCGGGGGGCGCCCGGAATGTCCTCGCGGTGGACGCCTCCGAGCCGGCGGTCCGGGCGGCCGGGGAGAACGCCGCGCGGAACGGGTTCGGCGGACGGTGGGAAGGCAGGGCGGGGGACCTCTTCCGGGAGATGCGCGCGATGCTCGAGGCGGGACGCCGGTTCGGGCTCGTGGTGCTCGACCCGCCGTCGTTCGCCAAGTCGCGGGAGGGGAGGGAGGGGGCGCTGCGGGGATACCGGGACATCAACCGGCTCGGCTTCCTGCTGGCGGAGCCGGGGGGGATCGTCGCCACCTCGTCTTGCACGCAACTCATCGATATGGCCAAATGGATGGAGGCCCTCCGGGACGCGGCGGCGGACGCGGCTGTCGACGCCCAGCTCCTGCGCCGGGGAGGGCAGCCGGCGGACCACCCGGTGCTGCTGGGGATGCCGGAGACCGAGTACCTGAAGTTCGCCGTGTTCCGGAAGAGGGAGCCGTGAAGACCCGTTCCTGCGCATTCCTCCTGCTGTTGCTTTCCGCCGCCGCCGCTCCCGCGTGGGGGCAGAAGAGCGCCTCCGCGCCCGGGGTGCTGGTCGCCACGATCTCCGGCTCGATCAACCCCGTGAGCGCCGAGTACCTCGTCTCCGCGATCGAGCGCGCGGAGGAGGAGGGCGCCGCGCTGCTCGTCGTGGAGCTGGACACCCCGGGGGGGCTCGACAGCTCGATGCGGCAGATGGTCCGGGAGATCCTCCGGACCGACGTCCCCGTGGCCGTGTACGTCTCCCCGTCCGGGGCCCGGGCCGCCTCCGCGGGGGTGCTGGTCACCATCGCCTCGGACGTGGCCGCCATGGCGACGGGGACGAACATCGGCGCCGCCCATCCGGTGAGCATGGGGGGCGGCCAGATGGACAACACGATGGCGAAGAAGGTGGAGAACGACGCCGCGACCTATGCCCGCTCCCTCGCGGAGAAGAAGGGGCGCAACGGCGACTGGGCCGAGAGCGCCGTCCGGGAGAGCGCGTCGCTCACGGCGACCGACGCCCTCGAGAAGAAGGTGATCGACCTGGTGTCCCCCTCCCTCGAGGCGCTGCTCGACCGGATCCACGGGCGGAAGATCGAGAAGAACGGGAAGACGGTCGTGCTTTCGACCCGCAGTGCCCGGGTCGTCCGCTACCCGATGGGACTGCGGCACCGGATCCTCTCCTCGCTGGCCGACCCGAACATCGCCTACATCCTCATGATGATCGGCGTCTACGGAATCTTCTTCGAGCTCTCCAACCCCGGGGCGGTCTTTCCGGGGATCGTCGGCGGGATCGCACTGATCCTCGGCTTCTACTCCCTGCAGACCCTCTCGGCGAACTACGCCGGGTTCCTGCTGATCGCGCTCGCGTTGATCCTGTTCATTCTCGAGGTCAAGATCGCCTCCCACGGAGCCCTGACCATCGGGGGAATCATCGCCCTCGTTCTCGGGAGTCTCATGCTGTTTCGTTCCTCGGTGGATCCATACCTTCGCATCTCCTGGGGAGTCATTCTCGCGATGGTCGGCATCTCCGCGGCGTTCTTCGGGACCGTGGTCACCCTCGCGGTGCGCAGCCAGCTCCGCAAGCCTGTGACGGGGTCGGAGGGGCTGATCGGGGAGATCGGGGCGGCCGTGACGGACTTCACGGGGAAGGGGAAGGGGAAGGTCTTCGTCGTGGGGGAGCTGTGGGACGCGTCCTGCGATACGCCGCTTCGGAAAGGGGAGGAGGTGACGGTTACGCGGAGAGAGGGAATGACGCTTGTGGTGAAGCCAAAATCGTAGCCGCACCGGTTCCGGCGGGACACTATTTCCAGAGGAGAGAAGAATGATTCCTTACGCTGCCATTGTGGTCATCGCGGTTCTGTTCCTGTACAGCGCCATCAAGATCCTGAACGAGTACGAGCGGGGTGTGATCTTCCGGCTGGGCCGGGTGATCGGGGCAAAGGGGCCGGGGCTGATCCTCCTCATCCCCATGATCGACAAGATGGTCCGGGTCGACCTTCGCGTGGTGGCGATGGACGTCCCGCCCCAGGACGTGATCACGCGGGACAACGTCTCCGTGAAGGTGAACGCCGTCCTCTACTTCCGGGTGCTGGATCCCAACCGGGCGATCCTCACCGTCGAGAACTACCTGTACGCCACCTCCCAGCTCGCGCAGACGACGCTCCGGTCGGTGTGCGGTCAGGGAGAGCTCGACGACCTGCTCTCCGAGCGCGAGAAAATCAACACGCACATTCAGGAGATCCTCGACAAGGATACGGATCCGTGGGGGATCAAGGTGGCGAAGGTGGAGATCAAGCATATCGACCTGCCGCAGGAGATGCAGCGCGCCATGGCGAAACAGGCGGAGGCGGAGCGGGAGCGGCGCGCCAAGGTCATCGGGGCGGAAGGGGAGTTCCAGGCGGCGCAGAAGCTGTCCGACGCGGCGGGGATTCTCAGCAAGCACTCGATAGCGCTGCAGCTCCGGTTCCTGCAGACGCTTCGGGAAGTGGCGACGGAGAACAACTCGACCATCGTTTTCCCGGTTCCCATCGACCTGTTCACTCCGTTCATGGAGCTGGCAAAGATCGCCAAGGGGCAGATGGGAACGGACAGGACCCTGGAGAAGGAAGAGGGCGGGGCATAAGCCGCTTCCTGAACTCCATGACGGTTGGCGGGAAAGGGGGCGCGCGGATCGTCGCGCTCCTTCTCGTTTTTGCCGGATGCGCGGCCCCCCCGCGCCGGGCGGAGCCGCCGGCTCCGATTCCGTCTCCCGCGCCCCCGGTCGCGCTCCCGGCTCCGGCGCCCCCGCCTCCCCCGGTTCCCTCCGAGCGGCCGGTCCGCGTCCGGATCGCGGCGGACCGCAAGGAGCTGCACCTCTCGGGGGAATCGATCCGGGCGTGGGCCCCCCGGGGGGAGCTTCTCGCGATGTCGGACGGACCCGTTTCGGTGTCGGCCGAGGGGACGCGGATTTCGTGGGGCGGAGGCCGGACGTTCGAATCGCCGATCGACGCGTGGGCTCCCGGGGGGTTGCGGATCGACGGAAAACCGCTCCGCGGGAGGGTCCGGCTGACCGCGTCGGCCGGGTCTCTCCAGGCGGTGATCCCCGTCCCGCTCGAGGAGTATGTGGCGGCGGTCCTTTCGAAGGAAGCCGCCCCGTCCTTCCTCCCGGAGGCGCTCGCCGCCCAGGCCGTCGCCGTGCGGACCTATGCCCTCCTGGGGATGGCCCGGCCCCGCAGTCCCGACTACGACCTGGTCTCCGACGTGGAGGACCAGGTCTTCGACGGAAACGACGGCGTGCGCGATCTCTTCCTCCGGGCGGCGGAATCCACGCGGGGGGAGGCGATTACCTACCGCGGGGAGCTCGCCCGGGCGGTCTACCACTCCACCTGCGGCGGGAGAACCGAGAGCGCGGCCAACGCATGGGGACAGGAGGTCCCCTATCTCCGGTCGGTCTTCTGCGACGATTGCCGGGGAAGTCCGGTGTGGCGGTGGGCCTACCGGATGGGAAGCGAGGAAGGCCGGCGCGTCGCGAAGTCGCTGGGGATCCAGCCGGCCGGCCGGCTGCTCCTGGAGGTGACGGAGCGGAACTCCACGGGGAGGGCGTCCCGGGTGAGAATCTCCTCCGGGGGGGTCTCCCGGGACATGAAGGCCTCCCTCTTCCGGCGGGCGGCGGGATACGCGAAGGTCCGGAGCCTGAAGATGGAGATCGTTCCGAAGGCGGACGGATGGGACATCTCGGGGGAAGGATACGGGCACGGAGTGGGGATGTGCCAGTGGGGGGCGAACGGGATGGCGAAGGCGGGGAAGGGCTACCGGGAGATCCTCCTGCGCTACTACCCGGGCACCGATATCCGGGGGGGAGGACGCTGAACACCGGACGGCTGGACTACCCGCTGCCAAAGCGGCTGGTCGCGCAGATCCCCGCCGCACGGAGGCGGGATGCGCGCCTGATGGTGGTCCGGCGCGCGCCGGAAGAGATCCTGCACCACCGGTTCGCGGAGCTGCCGAGGTTTCTTCGCCGGGGGGACCTGCTGGTCCTGAACGACACGAAGGTGATCCGGGGGCGTCTGCGGGCGACGAGGGAGACGGGGGGCGCGGTCGAGATCTTCCTGCTTGCGGCCCGGGAGGAGGGCGGTAGGGAAGAAGTCTGGGAAGCGCTGGCGCGCCCCTCCCGGAAGCTT
This window encodes:
- a CDS encoding serine protease — its product is MLLSAAAAPAWGQKSASAPGVLVATISGSINPVSAEYLVSAIERAEEEGAALLVVELDTPGGLDSSMRQMVREILRTDVPVAVYVSPSGARAASAGVLVTIASDVAAMATGTNIGAAHPVSMGGGQMDNTMAKKVENDAATYARSLAEKKGRNGDWAESAVRESASLTATDALEKKVIDLVSPSLEALLDRIHGRKIEKNGKTVVLSTRSARVVRYPMGLRHRILSSLADPNIAYILMMIGVYGIFFELSNPGAVFPGIVGGIALILGFYSLQTLSANYAGFLLIALALILFILEVKIASHGALTIGGIIALVLGSLMLFRSSVDPYLRISWGVILAMVGISAAFFGTVVTLAVRSQLRKPVTGSEGLIGEIGAAVTDFTGKGKGKVFVVGELWDASCDTPLRKGEEVTVTRREGMTLVVKPKS
- a CDS encoding MBL fold metallo-hydrolase; this encodes MEVGPLAVNAFIVEDPAARKAVVVDPGGDGESLLREIGNLGLAVEKILLTHGHFDHVGAVGLLREKTGAPVYVHADDLERMLGARRQGMLFGLSVQNPPKPDHLVADGDTVSFGGVDFRVAHTPGHTPGCVCYIAGGMAFVGDLIFAGSIGRTDLPGGSYETLIDSVRTRIFTLSDDTVLFPGHGPATTVGEEKRTNPFFTGGT
- a CDS encoding phosphopantothenoylcysteine decarboxylase is translated as MLSGKEIVLGVTGGIAAYKACEILRELTAEGANVRTILTASGAKFITPLTLQTLSKNPVVTDLFDLWSEAEIGHISLAQRADLLLIAPATANILGKIRGGIADDMLSTVVTATDAPVLLAPAMNDRMYASAAVQENLGVLRARGFHFVEPDVGDLACGTHGPGRLAAVGKIVEMSRIVLTEKILSGKKVVVSAGPTVEPLDPVRVLSNRSSGKMGYAMARVARRFGAEVTLVAGPGALPDPPFIDTVRVRSGEEMKRAVEKAAREADAVVMCAAVADFRAAKVSRSKIKKEGFSWRLDLAPTADILESLGNDKGKKVLIGFAAETEDIVRHAGEKMRRKNLDAIVANDVSRTDIGFESDDNEVRILFADGEVRELPLSSKEGIAVGVWIAVKGKLL
- a CDS encoding NUDIX hydrolase, with the translated sequence MSGSGPGAFRGPSPTADVIIEVGDRIVLVLRKHPPAGWAIPGGFIDEGERARDAAVREALEETGLSVTLTALLGVYSDPSRDPRRHTISAVYIGRARGTPAAGDDAAEARLFGESDLPSPIAFDHAAILADYFRFRRTGKRPL
- a CDS encoding nucleotidyltransferase, with protein sequence MKAVVMAGGFGTRLRPLTEKLPKPMAYVANRPMMEHVVRLLAREGITDLEVLLYFYPDKITSYFGDGSRWGVSIHYIGAEADYGTAGAVKNAESRMDGTFLVISADIITDFDLSRAIEFHRERGAAATIVLTRVPNPLQYGIVITAEDGRIVRFLEKPSWGEVFSDTINTGIYILEPEVLSLIPPGKSFDFSKNLFPAMLERGDRLLGYIAEGYWKDVGNLDEYLNVHLDILGGKGGIEFDGKKAGDGNVWIGENSRVDYTSELHNVVLGKDCVVEAGVSAENVVLGDGCVVEEGAVLQSTVVWPRTRIHKGARLLENVIGSDCEIRGRAFIAERAVISDHCTIGTEAVVKANVKVWPHKTVEDGAVLSSSLIWGEKWARSLFGAYGVYGLANHEISPEFAAKIGAAYAATFGRKVVLSTSRDSHKTSRMINRAIMTGMLSVGVDVHDYGVTPLPVVRYLSRSHREEKGGVHTRKSPFNPSFVDLKFFDENGLNLPMNVEKNAELLFFREDFVRADSEETGEISFPVGGFDTYVDGFIKAIDGKAVKERGFNIVIDYSYGSSTLIFPRILGRLGVETVALNANLDAARITKTEEEFDRGLRHLTAIARSLSADFAVMLDTGGEKIFLADEKGEILPDWVALQVVALLACRRKREGKVGVPVTASRNIEKIAARFGMEVVRTRTLPRSLMETAAREGISFVGDDNGGYMFPRFQPAFDGMFSIVRLMEMLARESRSLSDTLREIPPTVLLKKKIPCAWEHKGTLMRMLTEHAKGKQAQVIDGVKIFRGEDWALVYPSQDEAYFHLVVETEDRNVAEEIAADYTDLFSSWAQKL